A window from Gallus gallus isolate bGalGal1 unplaced genomic scaffold, bGalGal1.mat.broiler.GRCg7b scaffold_44, whole genome shotgun sequence encodes these proteins:
- the LOC112531297 gene encoding uncharacterized protein LOC112531297 — protein MRGVVSGATRRRRGVTSSRCDPRSRPGGSGAGRPRGSERRLSFCDLPFPHLESCRRIWRRPREVWGHPGGSGLMQKSLEMSKEDPGSSHACLQPDPVTPEPSGAVTILCPEDGR, from the exons ATGCGCGGCGTCGTCTCCGGAGCAACGCGGCGTCGCCGCGGAGTGACGTCATCACGCTGCGACCCGAGGAGCCGGCcgggcggcagcggggcggggcggccccggggctccGAGCGCCGCCTCAGCTTCTGCGA cctCCCTTTTCCCCACTTAGAATCGTGCAGAAGGATCTGGAGACGTCCTAGAGAGGTTTGGGGGCATCCAGGGGGTTCTGGACTCATGCAGAAGAGTCTGGAGATGTccaaggaggatccagggagtTCCCAC GCCTGCCTGCAGCCGGACCCGGTGACACCGGAGCCCTCTGGCGctgtcaccatcctctgtcCCGAGGACGGGAGGTGA